In one window of Scylla paramamosain isolate STU-SP2022 chromosome 38, ASM3559412v1, whole genome shotgun sequence DNA:
- the LOC135091745 gene encoding ribosome biogenesis protein WDR12 homolog isoform X1 has product MVEVKYLKKLPTLTPKDSFHLDDWFSAVQTTDHWPLTGCDINIQHLWYVQELAEGQGDRAHCLTIPAHHAPDKFVTWVHAQAPLQLFSRRGRQLESV; this is encoded by the exons ATGGTGGAAGTGAAGTACTTGAAGAAGCTCCCTACACTCACCCCCAAGGATTCCTTCCACCTTGACGACTGGTTTTCTGCTGTACAGACTACAGACCactg GCCGCTGACAGGGTGTGACATCAATATCCAACACCTGTGGTATGTGCAGGAGCTGGCAGAGGGGCAGGGTGACAGGGCCCACTGCCTCACCATCCCTGCCCACCATGCCCCTGACAAGTTCGTCACCTGGGTACATGCTCAGGCACCCCTGCAGTTATTCTCTAG GCGAGGACGACAGTTGGAATCCGTGTGA
- the LOC135091747 gene encoding ribosome biogenesis protein WDR12 homolog, with translation MVEVKYLKKLPTLTPKDSFHLDDWFSDVQTTDHWPLTGCDINIQHLWYVQELAEGQGDRAHCLTIPAHHAPDKFVTWVHAQAPLQLFSRRGRQLESV, from the exons ATGGTGGAAGTGAAGTACTTGAAGAAGCTCCCTACACTCACCCCCAAGGATTCCTTCCACCTTGACGACTGGTTTTCTGATGTACAGACTACAGACCactg GCCGCTGACAGGGTGTGACATCAATATCCAACACCTGTGGTATGTGCAGGAGCTGGCAGAGGGGCAGGGTGACAGGGCCCACTGCCTCACCATCCCTGCCCACCATGCCCCTGACAAGTTCGTCACCTGGGTACATGCTCAGGCACCCCTGCAGTTATTCTCTAG GCGAGGACGACAGTTGGAATCCGTGTGA
- the LOC135091746 gene encoding uncharacterized protein LOC135091746, with amino-acid sequence MGHDYHCVLVQACCLAGSACEGQQLVRRARETQNIEVRSSSSSSSSMAEQRSGRLVAGQKAACLSSLSPSRTSWDPSRDLPKLEFVVEGQLLMGKLGDLLEEQEEPGGGGGVLEEAPSTYP; translated from the exons ATGGGCCATGACTACCACTGTGTGCTGGTGCAGGCTTGCTGCTTGGCGGGAAGTGCCTGTGAGGGCCAGCAGCTTGTCAGGAGGGCCAGGGAGACTCAGAATATTG AggtgaggagcagcagcagcagcagcagcagcatggcaGAACAGAGGTCCGGCAGGTTGGTGGCGGGACAGAAGGCAGCGTGCTTGTCAAGTTTGTCGCCAAGCAGGACCA GTTGGGATCCCTCAAGAGACCTGCCCAAGTTGGAGTTTGTGGTGGAGGGACAGCTGCTGATGGGCAAGCTTGGGGATCTactggaggagcaggaagagcctggtggtggtggtggagtactTGAAGAAGCTCCCTCCACCTACCCATAA
- the LOC135091745 gene encoding ribosome biogenesis protein WDR12 homolog isoform X2 gives MVEVKYLKKLPTLTPKDSFHLDDWFSAVQTTDHWPLTGCDINIQHLWYVQELAEGQGDRAHCLTIPAHHAPDKFVTWVHAQAPLQLFSRRGRQLESV, from the exons ATGGTGGAAGTAAAGTACTTGAAGAAGCTCCCTACACTCACCCCCAAGGATTCCTTCCACCTTGACGACTGGTTTTCTGCTGTACAGACTACAGACCactg GCCGCTGACAGGGTGTGACATCAATATCCAACACCTGTGGTATGTGCAGGAGCTGGCAGAGGGGCAGGGTGACAGGGCCCACTGCCTCACCATCCCTGCCCACCATGCCCCTGACAAGTTCGTCACCTGGGTACATGCTCAGGCACCCCTGCAGTTATTCTCTAG GCGAGGACGACAGTTGGAATCCGTGTGA